The genomic region TTATGCGTGGTAATGGTACTGatttcaacagtttcaGATTCAGCGGTGCTGATTGAGGGAACATCAGAAGACGTCGATTCAATAGTCGTGCCATTTTGGGAGACCGTAGTCGTTGCATCAGTACTGGTTAGCTGAGATTCACtaattgattcaaatgATTCGGTAGATGTCCATTCCTCGATGGATACGTCTTCGGTAGATGTAGGACTTTCAGAGGACTCGGTTGATTCCGCGGTGGATACATTTTCGCTAGTTGAAGCAGCTTCGGTAGTCGATGTCGATTCATCAGTTGATACATCTTCGGTAGATGTAGGACTTTCAGAGGACTCGGTTGATTCCGCGGTGGATACATTTTCGCTAGTTGAAGCAGCTTCGGTAGTCGATGTCGATTCATCAGTTGATACATCTTCGGTAGATGTGGGACTTTCAGAGGATTCGGTTGATTCACCGGTGGATACATTTTCGCTAGTTGAAGCAGCTTCGGTAGTCGATGTCGATTCATCAGTTGATACATCTTCGGTAGATGTAGGACTTTCAGAGGACTCGGTTGATTCCGCGGTGGATACATTTTCGCTAGTTGAAGCAGCTTCGGTAGTCGATGTCGATTCATCAGTTGATACATCTTCGGTAGATGTGGGACTTTCAGAGGATTCGGTTGATTCACCGGTGGATACATCTTCGGTAGATGTAGGACTTTCAGAGGATTCGGTTGATTCCGCGGTGGATACATTTTCGCTAGTTGAAGCAGCTTCGGTAGTCGATGTCGATTCATCAGTTGATACATCTTCGGTAGATGTAGGACTTTCAGAGGACTCGGTTGATTCCGCGGTGGATACATTTTCGCTAGTTGAAGCAGCTTCGGTAGTCGATGTCGATTCATCAGTTGATACATCTTCGGTAGATGTGGGACTTTCAGAGGATTCGGTTGATTCACCGGTGGATACATCTTCGGTAGATGTAGGACTTTCAGAGGATTCGGTTGATTCCGCGGTGGATACATTTTCGCTAGTTGAAGCAGCTTCGGTAGTCGATGTCGATTCATCAGTTGATACATCTTCGGTAGATGTAGGACTTTCAGAGGATTCGGTTGATTCACCGGTGGATACATCTTCGGTAGTTGAAACAGATTCAGATGCGGATGTTTCAGTTAATGGACACCAGGTTGTATACACAGTAACAACACCGTTTACTACCGTTGTATGAGTAGAAAGGGAGGACGATTCAACTGTGGTGATAGTGACTCCTCGTTCATCGGCTGTGGTGAGAGTAGAAGATCGAATAATTTCCGAACTTTCTGAATCAGCAGCTGTTGACTGAGTTAACGCATCTGaactctcttcttcaagaatggTTGATGAAGTCAGTGTATTAGGAGTAGTAGCGGTGTGCTCAAGATCTTCAGTAGAATATTTATTTGTAGTATCAGTCTCTTCATCAGTGTCGGTAACTGAAACGTAAATTGGAACTGAGTGCACATACGTAGTATCAGTGCAAATATAATCTTCATCGCATACTTCAGTAGAAATAGTCACTGTTTGCCAGGATGTGATGGACATCTCGGTAGTGTCCTCAGGTTCCGTGCTGGTAGTCCCAGGTTCTGTACCGGTAACCTCAGCGGAAGAAGCGGTGCCACTCTCAGTTTCAGTCAATGGGCACCATGTAGTGAAAACTGTCACCACATCATCCAGTGTCAATGTACTGAGTGAAACCAAAGCAGGAGAAGTGGTTAcaacttctttttgtcCAGTTGTCGATGTTACTGAAACCCATGTTGTGGTTTGTTCTTCAGATTCAACATTTTCAGAGTAGCTCGACACCGTTGAAGTGTTTGAATAAATATGTTCATAAGCCAGAACTATTTCACTGGCAATAAAACCAGAAATACACATTCCTGATAAGCGCATTTTCGGTTTAGGATTTCGTCAGATTGAGCGTACCAGCTTAGTTACCGACCGAGGTAGATGTagtttcaaacaattttgGCTTTAATGTAAATAAAAACTGTCACGAGTAAAAGCTATCCATTATCATTGTCACTCTATGCATCCTGCTTATATAGTTCTGGGTATTGTAATGTGAAACGAATCTCATACAGTACTAGACCTTCCAAAGCTTGCCTTTGGCGGATAACTTCTATTTTAGTGGTGTTTCAGGTCTGTAACacttttctgtttctatTGTTTTTTCAAACCTTAAATGCATACATTTTCCGCTATGGACGAAAATACATTCCAGAGATGCATTTCCATGCAGAACGAGATGCAGTATTTTCGAAACAACAGACGTAAATGATGGATAAGAAGCGGATTATTTTAAGAACTTATACCAAACATTTACACATTATAGGGCTAGAATCCCGTAAAATTATGAGAGGTTCGATCCTGCCAtcatttcattttaaaATTAAGAAAGTTTTAGATTGACGCGAGGTGTCACGGAAACTGCTCATGACATCTCTTGAGACATAAATTATTTGGTTTATAATATTTAGGTTTATTTTGTTAGTGCCACCCAGTCTAAATACTAAGACTAGCCCTTCTTAAATACCATGTTTCATAATAATATCAAcagaggaaaaaaaagtagaATGATTAAAATCATTACGTTTTCTATCGTGGATAATTCTTTGGTTTCGGCGTACGCACGCTGTCTTAACAAGTTTAAGCAACAGTGTTGATCAGAAAAATAGAAGttaaaaaggaaaaacgGCCAGAGAATGTTACTAAAGTAGAACATAATACAATTTGCTTACCGAAGAAGCTTCATGGAAGGCATCAGACGGAGGACCTGCCttcaaggaagaaaaaaacaagataAAGGGTTAAAACAGAGCAGTGGTTTGGAATCAGTTTTGTAATTTAAAATTGCAGCTTATCTCAACCTAAGCAATTCGCATTTAACCCCACTTCCGACTCTAAGCTCTGTTTGCCTTAGAGAACAGGATATTTTtggatcttcttttatCGACCTTGATTTTACGAAACAGTTTTGGGTCAAATTTTTCCTCTTCAAACGAGTCTAAAGCGTAATCATCTGGAATGAACTGATGTAATGGTACATGCTCCAAGTTTCTACTATAATAGCCTGCCCTGACGTTATCCAATTTTTGTTGCAATTCCAATCTTTTTTTGTCATCCACGAAAGTCCTACCAGAGGCATGGTTTTGAAACTCAATCATCTCACTAACTGAAAGGTCTACTTCCTCTTGCAATTCTCTTGGTAACTCGGTCAAGTTACAGGAATGCTGATCCCTCAATTCCGTCTTCTTGGCCAGGCTCTTATTCTTACTTTTCCCCATCAGCGCAATATCTAAGAACTCATTTTCTGTCTCTCTAAACTTGAAGGCGAATTCATCCTTTACTTCACTGCTCCCTTGCTGGTTTTTGgacgaggaagaagaggaatgGGACAATTTAAACGGAAACAATGACAACATATCTTTCTTAACGCGTAATATTAAAATGGAAGCGGCCGCAAAACACACAGGTAAATACAATAAGGTTTTGTGTGaatgttgttgaattttttttaaagtGTACTTAACACAGTGCCCAAACGACTGGCTGCAGGTGGTGACCGGTAATTAGTAGTAAAAAACAGGCGAATTGTAGTTatacttcttcaaagttgaACTTGTTTTCGTCCCTTTAACCACCCTTTAGATTTTAAACCCGCTAAAAAAGCCGACAGATCCCAAAtctaaaataaaaacaaagataaCGCACAGGAATGAGAAccctttattttttattttttttaaaatTCCGTGTTCCTTTAACAACTAGCTAGATAAACACTGGATTCAGCTGGTTACTCTATCTAAAATAGAATGGCCATGGAAGCAAAAACTACTATAAATATCATGTTATATACAGAGCAAATAAACTGAATCAAAGGTCACTTGTTTTATTTCCCGAGTTTC from Kluyveromyces lactis strain NRRL Y-1140 chromosome D complete sequence harbors:
- a CDS encoding uncharacterized protein (no similarity); the encoded protein is MLSLFPFKLSHSSSSSSKNQQGSSEVKDEFAFKFRETENEFLDIALMGKSKNKSLAKKTELRDQHSCNLTELPRELQEEVDLSVSEMIEFQNHASGRTFVDDKKRLELQQKLDNVRAGYYSRNLEHVPLHQFIPDDYALDSFEEEKFDPKLFRKIKVDKRRSKNILFSKANRA